Within Lytechinus pictus isolate F3 Inbred chromosome 7, Lp3.0, whole genome shotgun sequence, the genomic segment ATTAATTGGGACCCTGTAGACGTTAATGTAATTATGGAGGCCTTCTAGCAACaatctacttttttttattaataaggCAAATTTCAAATGGGACTTTTTTATCAGCAAACATAATTTGTCGGCAAACGTACCTTAATATTACGTAAAAGCCCAGAGATGGAAAGACATCCTCCGTTGGAAATATTACCATGCATTATGGTGAAAGTGTTACTAAGCTATTATTCATGTGGTTCTCGAAATACCTAATGCTATTAAGATCATTATCTGACACATTTGCCTTTGGGGATAAGTTATTAAAACTTGAATATGATGGAATCGCATCTTTGCgtctatttaaaaaatagagTACAAGGATTCGAGTCATCTTAGTACATGTAGCGTATGGACCAGATACTTGAAATCACCAGAAACTGATAAACATTTGGGAGAAACAATTAGGCCTACGATTATGAGAAATAATTTCATCCAACCTTAAAAGTAAGACCAGTCAGGTAAGAACATGAGGAATTAGTAGTAGCTGATATCACGCAGGGTATGAATGGTATACTGTCAAAACGCTCCACTTTATCATCACTCCATGGGATGCGGTACACGTCATCAATTTGCAATcggacaaaaacaaaacaagaatgGAGCGGACAAAAATCCTCCAGTTAAGACAGAAGGGGATGGAGAAATCTCATTTAGATATTGACATGACAAACGGCAGGATGCTCGCTTGTATTACATGTCCTGAAACAATATTGCCTTCATTTCCATCTTGATTTTGAATGTCAACGCTAGGATTATGGCGGGCCTTTAACAGAAGTAGTGTGCTTCGTCACTACTAGAGACACTCACGATATAACTACACGTAGGGAGTCTACCCTATTATATTtctcctacaataataatgtttGTCAACCCTGACACATAAAAAGCTGTAGCTGTAGATTAGagaacattatcattattattaaacagGGAAACCTTACAGCTTGAATCTTTAAATCAATTAAATGGAAATTGATTCAAAACTGGTCAGAGATCAGTTGGTAAATTCCCGGCTTTTTGGATTGAACACCATTCACTGTTGACTTCAACTGGATCGGATCGGAGAaagatattaatatatattattggCCATCACGATTCCATAAATGTAGTTGTTAAGTCTAGAGTCTAGACGATGAGAAGACGTGAATGAATGTGACAGAGCGAGCAATATGGAATATAATTTGAAACGCTTCGTCAGTAGAGTAAAGAGGTTTTGGTTGAGCCACCCCGGATCAGTTACAGTCCGTCGAATGGACGGTTTTAGATGGAGACATCTGCCTCGAAATAACATTTGTGCCAGAGCAATTGCACAGCACTTAACCTTCAAAATGGAGATTATGCTTTCTTAATCAATAACAAAAAGATTCACGCCGTATACGCCGTATTCACGCCGTATATCACTAAGCAATAAGAGCTTTGCTTTTCTCTGTATGTTTCTGACATAATACTCTACACACAGGAAATACgatgtacatattttgttatGTTACCCTGAaatcatttcctttttattctaAATAGGGATTTTCTCTCTCGTgctgtctctccctctctaaaTCTTTCTCTCAATTATCATGAAGGTAAAACACACAGTAATAACGCGATAAATAACATTTTGCTATTACATGTGGGCGAGGTATAACACTATCGAAGTTTGCACTAACTAATATTATAGTAACGGGGGTAATTTGTTAATGAGGAGTCTGTGCATTCTATATGATTATAAGCATATCAATGAGTAAATCAATATCTTACACGAGTAGGCCGTAAAGTATGTAGGGTAGAGTAGGGTTAATAAGGCccactttttaaaatttccAATCATATCATTTCATACAAAGCAGTAGAAACACGATTAGACGACATGACCAATAATTATTGATCTGCAATCGATCTACATTATTCTGTAGAAGTGTTAGAAACAGCCGGTCTAATTAGTATATTACTGACTAATGAATATCTTTGACCGGTGGACTCATTCACTTCACCGAAATGGGGCAAATGAGCAAATTTCTAAgcaagtggagtgcctctggcagtctcgcctgtattacgcgattcaatgtagcagcagtgctgactttaataATGACTATAAAATAACTATAAACAAAAAACACCTTTCATATAGTAATAtactactacgttcattgacaataaatgacatttgaccttgatcaagtgacctaagatttgtcagtgatacttgattacccctatatccacatttcattaactatatccataaactttcaaagttatgatggcaattcaacaattacccacAACGTGCAtgacgtggccaaagttcatcgaccttggtcatgtgacctgaaactcgcacaggatgttcagtgacacttgattactcttgacttatgtccacgttttatgaactagatccataaactttcaaagttacgatggtaattcaacaaaattaatacccccaatatgaccaaagttcgttgaccccaaatgacttttgactttggtcatttgacctgaaactcgcacaggatgttcagtgatacttgattactcctaacatgtccaatttttatgaactagatccataaactttcagagttacgatggcaattcaacaaatacccccaatatgaccaacgttcattgaccctatgaccttggtcatgtgacctgaaactcgcacaggatgttcctCTGAACAAGTACCTCAACAAGTATCTctatacttgattactcttatgtccaagttttatgaactagatccataaactttcaaagttacgatggaaattcaacaaatacccccaatatgcccaaagttcaatgaccctaaatgacattcgaccttggtcaagtgacctgaaactcaggcaggatatttagtaatacttcattacccctatgtgtaagtttcatgaactaggtctatatactttttaagttatgatgtcatttaaaaaacttaaccttatgttaagatttcgatattgattcccccaacatggtctaagttcatttaccctaagtggcctttgaccttggtcatgtgacctgaatccaaggcaggatgttcagtaatacttgattacccttatgtccaaatttcatgaactagatccatatactttctaagttatgatgtcatttcaaaaacttaaccttatgGTTAGGGtttgatgttgacgctgccgccgccggaaaagcagcgaatatagtctcgctctgctatgtgCAGGCGAGacagcaacaacaacataaCTGGACATTTTAATAACCTTCTgcataaaaattcataaataggGTATTTTCCTCACAAAACATATAATTCGAGCACGAAGTTCGAGCTGAACAATATAAGTTTTTTTCTTATAAGCATCGTTTGACACAATAAAGAGGTTACGTAGCTCAAGAAATGAATAGTGCGATAGTGAAGCTatagctgaaaattttgaggaaaatggcaaaaattgaaatttccaACTATTTGTGTTATTTTACAGGAAGCGTATCACCCGCAAGAAATAGGCGTAATGCGCGCGCGAAACGCAAGCTGAAATTTGacgcataaacatgatatattaccgtgtttacacttaatcggcaattggttctgaaccaaatgccgatgcagaatcggcatttggattgcgtttacacgttgttacagctcgcggttcagaaccgcgagccgatgcaaaaacctgaaatgatacgcatacctacaatatacgtcataaataaagacaacgctggatcagtgcgcttacaattacgtcacaatggtaaagtaattgaaatgcgcacaaatagccggtgcagaatcggctttctgtttacacgtagtaaaaaagccgattctgcatcggctcgcggttcagaacggtggtgcaaattgccggttctgaaccgcgagccgattcaagttgctcgcgtttacacgctatgaaaaagccgatgctgaatcggctcgcggttcagaaccgcgagccgattcaaatgccgattaagtgtaaacacggtattgaGGAGTATGCGtctcattaatcaaataattaccgtgtttacacttaatcggcaattggttctgaaccaaatgccgatgcagaatcggcatttggattgcgtttacacgttgttacagctcgcggttcagaaccgcgagccgatgcaaaaacctgaaatgatacgcatacctacaatatacgtcataacaaagacaacgctggatcagtgcgcttacaattacgtcacaatggtaaagtaattgaaatgcgcacaaattgccggtgcagaatcggctttctgtttacacgtagtaaaaaagccgattctgcatcggctcgcggttcagaacctactactttggtggtgcaaattgccggttctgaaccgcgagccgattcaagttgctcgcgtttacacgctatgaaaaagccgatgctgaatcggctcgcggttcagaaccgcgagccgattcaaatgccgattaagtgtaaacacggtaaatgAGAGCGCGAAAGCGCAACCAGAAAATGATTGATACTCATACCGGAAAGGGGCTTTTTTGAGCAAGGGTGCTGATTCAACATTGTCTTGAGGAGGGGGCGGAATTTTATTTTGTCCATGATGATTTCCCCCAATAGGCTGCTCGGAGAGCTACAAAAGTTGAAGTTTAGATGCATGTCAGCTTTACTTTTATAAGATAAGTTTGCTTcacaatttgtttgtttttgttgagGGACTTGTCCTTCTGACCCCACCTCTCTAATCTGACTTCCATGacgttgtatatttttcaagttCCAAATACTTTCTCGAAGCGTAAACTTTATTGATACGCGCTGTATGCCAATTCATGAAATTATCCAATTCGATATGCATCAGTACTCTGAACAATTTTCCGCAAAGTCAATTTACACATCAAATTAGAGAGCAACTTCTGTTTCCCAGATTGATGATTACATCagttcaattctttattccatttccattcaaaacataatacaaagtaatataaagcaatacaaatcaaatacaattttacagacgagcattcttacttcgtaaaacaaaaaaaaaccagtaTAATATTCCACACATGATCCATCTTCCACACATGATCTATAATATTCTCTGCAGTCATAATAACACTCTATTAGTCCAACACTCCTTCATTCACTTCTCACGAATTCTCCTCAATGCTTAAATTCATATGGTAATAGATTATAAACTACACCATGTACACTTACTTGTTAGTTCATTGATTTTGGAGCCTTTATTCCGATAAACCAATATTATATCATGAAATAAGCTGCGCATCCCCgccaacaaaaaaggaaaaaaaaagattgctaGAAAACTTAAACCTCGCTGCAAATGTtttgacccccccaaaaaaaaaaaaaaaacaacgagaggaacgcctctggcagtctctagcctgcattacgcaattcaatatgacccttgaccttgtgacctgaaactcatggaAGATgatcaatgatacttgattgaccttatgtttaagtttcataaaCTCGGTCCATATAGTAGTAATGAAATTTCACaatcttaaccttggttaagatttcaatgatgACGCCGCCTTCGGAGAAGCGGCGCCTATTATAAtaatagtctcgctctgctgtATGAAGCAGAGACAATAAAGCGAGATGGGCCTTTGAAATTTATATGCAGAAGTTAGAAATCTAAAAATCAGCTTTTAGACTGTGATTATCAAATTCTCTATAAAGCTATTCTTCAAATTTCAGACTATATATTATGGACCAGTAAATCAAACGCTATCAACACCACAAGATGCGAAAGAAAAGTGTCAAATGCGGCTAcaattatacttaaaaaaatcaattttcaatcaAATCATTAAGAATTGTCACATATTTTTCGAGATGCATATGTGTAATGACGTCTAAATCTTTGTCACATATTTTTCGAGATGCATATGTGTAATGACGTCTTTGAAAGATGTGGAGGACATTTCTTATATTTCCTCACAATTTGTCAAATGTAGGTTAATTCTTACATGTAAAGAGCGTCTCTTTGACTACAAAATGAGTGGTCGTCTTGCGGAAGCTTTCCTTTCCTCGCCCCATCGGCAAAATGTAAGAGTATAATCAAAAGGACTATGTCCCTAGAGGTACTCTTATACACTGATCGCACCAGGCGGCTCTTGACAAGAAGGAtggcaagaaaaaaatcatatctaaGGGGAAGGAGTGAGATACCGGAGCACTCACTCTACAGAGGGGGGATATGAAAGATGGGAGCCGGTGGAGGAATGGGGGTATTTATTTTAGAGCGTGTGTACACACCACAACTCTCCCGTTACCGCGAGGGGGCAAACTGAAGCATATGGAAATTAGAGAACGGAGCAAAAAGCTCAAATGGCGGGTTAAAGACGTTGAAGATGAGAGTGGTGTATATCGATGCTTGTTTGACATCATTCAGGATGTGTTTTAGGTATAGATCGTCGtatcattttctctctctttcttttcaagTATTGCACCAATATAGTGTAAGCTAAATCATGGGCGGTTATAGAATCATGCATGCTAAGGCTTCATACTGGTATTTTCGACAGGACAGGTCATATATCAAACtgaatattgttttgtttcgggaaaacattttttgaaaGAGGTTTTGCTTATAATCATAGTGTGCATGCTTGTAGCCAAGGTATGACCATTTTTGTACTGTTCCCTGCTTATCAGTTATAACAATGAATTCCAAAATTGTATATATACAGCGCTTTATTATACTATAGAGATACTGCAAAGAAGATTCAACGTTAATAGGcttttcaaatcaaaataaatcatcTATATTAATCATAATATCATATGACACAaattattaaatatattttccctGAAACTACTAAAGAGCATTGGCTTTTTTCAAAAAGCGGATATTTTCACTGGATTACTTGACTTATTTTACGTTATTTGGGtatcttcaaagaaaaaacaaggGATATATAGGTATATGACTTCCCTTTCAGCGCAGcgtattttgataaataattcaatttaaacATTACTTCCCAAATTTACCAAGATAGCAGCATAATGAAATCATCCGTGCCTTGAAGCGAGGTGAGGTATTAAACAATGTCAGGTCAGTCAATAACACTACAAAGACCATCTAACCTGTATATCTATTGGCCAACTTCCATCATCGCGGCATGCAATATTAATTCCCATTCTTCAATTTTCATGCAAAGCATATCATTAACATTTCTCATATAAGCTATAGCTGGGAGTCTGGGACTCACATTATTCGTCATAGCATCACTCTCTCCTGTTGGTTTTAATCCGAAGGAAAAATTAAAGAGGAGCCTTAATAAGTCTGCAGTTGTCGTTATGGCGTACGAGCGATGTCGAAAGAGGGTCACACCATGCCCCTATAATTGGCGGATAGAGGTACGAATAAAGCCAAGATGATGCGCCTTTGGTAGCGTTCGGAGGCGAATACCGCAAATCATATTCAGATATAGAACGCATCGGTGGAGATCACTACATATAATTTAGATCAGAATACCACAAAGGGGGTTACGCTAACCCCAAGACATATAGACCCCTAATTGACTTGACCTCTATATCGATGACAATAGTTTGTTGTCGTAAATATTCATGGAGCGTCTTTCGCGTCGCCCATTTATTATAACGCACCGTGTGAGGCGCATTCAAACTATTAGCATTTTaaagctaaactttaaaaccACGATTTTGTATGAATGCCTAATTAAGTACATACTACTTCATTTATAAGCAATGGGGTTTTTTCAATTTCAACGgaagaataaaatatgtttgcaagAAAATTGGCCAGCTAAAGCGTACTGCGTGGTAGCATATTATCATTCATCACGTAGAATATTTTATCGCAAATCGTAATTTCATCGCACGTTGCAAAAACATGAACGATATTTATAATATCCTCGGGGTCACATCACAGAAAGTACAGGTACACGTGTCAACATAATGTTTGTCATCACGCTCGCTAATTATTTTAACATCTTACTCTGATCGAAACTCTAGCCGCGTATCCAAATTCCCTTCATATTTCCTACTCTTCTCTGTTTCTAAATAACGGCACAAGGTGAAGTTCTTTAACTATGGTGACATTTGTAAATGAGTTTATGTCGCATGTGGTTTAATGAAAACGAATAGTTACGTACATCGTTACTGTAAACTTGTCGTGGCTTGTGCGGTTTTCTCCAGAAATAAGGCAATAATCATGGATATCAGTCTTTTACAACAGAATGGAAAGTTAGCTCTAAAAATGTGTGTTCATATCCAATTCATGTCCATCGATAGATCGGCCAGCGGTCAAATTCACAAATCGCTTTTCGCGATATTAGTGTTGAGGATATTAAGGACGTCAGGGGCGAAATGGTCATGTTCAATCCAATATGACGAGGCCAGAGTCCCGCATTAAAATGGCGGCATTCTTTTCTTGCCTCCGGCGGGTGTTGCCGTTACAGGCTCAAAGGAGATATGAAAAATGCATTAAACATAATACCTGGACACCCAGAGGCGGTGGGGATAATTGTCTGACATTCATAGCGAATTGCTTTACGTCTTACGTTACAATGGTATCACTCCCTCTCTTGAGTGGGGCTGACCCTTCAAACGTCCGATGAAACTGTGTGATCCTCACGAGGAATCCTTAAAGTACATGCCAATGGGTTTAGCTCAATAGAGTACAATTATTCCATGGAGGTAGAACCTCCATGATTATTCCAAACCCCTTGTAGTTACCACTCttctgtataggcctatatttgtaTAACTTGGATTTAAATGTTCACTGGATATCCAGGTGACAGGATCTCATTTTACGGTATGAATGACCAAGTCGCTTTTACCTGTCCGTGTCTTCTTTCGCTGTGCTTTTTATCTACTAATTCATCcgcccagggggccgtttcataaagctgttcgtaagttaagagcgactttaagaacgactggtgaacccttcttacgcgctaaaccatcgccaattcagTATACTatttatcacaagaaaggatcaccagtcgttcttaaagtcgctcttaacttacgaacagctttatgaaacacccaccggttTCGTTAtctttttacctttttcttcTCACCTCCCCTtgtcccttctctctctctctctctcacacacacacacacacacacaccctctcacacacgCCTTCTCTTTCCGGGACTGCTAGGTCATTACGAAATCCAATTATTTATCTGTTATCAATCAAAGCTCTTATTCTTATCCAAAAATATTGTACGAGGGTCCTTCATTTCCATCATTCACCATGCATCTGCCTGATCATCActcaaaatatcattaaaattaatgaaCGAGATGGAATCCGAGATAATTTGGATAACCGACATAAAATTTAAGTCATAAGGACAGGGAAATATACATGGAAGAGCAAATAAACTaagaataattcatataaaagtaGAAGACAAGAATTGtgacaatcaaaataatatcgGACAGAGAAATAGAAAGGTAGAGATTTGAAAATTCGAAAATTGTAAAATGCGTCAATACGATCACATCCGATGTGAATTGGTGATTTTGGAAGTAGATTAAGGAAAAAGTACATTTATGACGAGTAGTaatattaaataataaataaaataacatagGCGCATACGGTTTCCCACCTCATTCCTTGTATCCAGATTTTAATAATGTGCACGGCTATACGTTTCGTAGATGCTTAATAGTTCTGTATTTTACCTTTCAAATTACATTTCCATCAAAGACGTAATGCATAAATATACTAATGATGGGCATGTGCTCTTACCTGACTGTCTCGTAGTCTTGTGATATCAGGCTTGAGGTAGTAAACTATTCCATCCATAGCATTGGGCAGAGTGACCGCTCGGATTAACAGGATGGTCAAGAGAATGTACGGGAAAGGAGCTGTGAAGTACACCACCTGGTAGAAAAAAGAGCACAAAAAAGTACAACCCCACCCCAAAAAGTTAGAACTTCTGCCCAAACTAAGATAGCctacaaaaaatgtatttttttacaactttaTATAAAAGACAAGGAAGCTATGGTCTATAATGGTGACATCGACATGAAAATTGTAAACTTTACTCACCTATATGATATGTTATGCcatctacattaaaaaaaataaataaagagaaacACATACACGAAGAAAACTGGGAAATAAGATCAGAACTATGAACTATCACATGTAGATACAATGACTGTGTTGGTAATTTTCTGGTGACAGTTTAACTGTTCTAAATGAAGAATTGAAATGTCATGGTATACATTGTAAAACCTCAAACCTTTGTTTGATAAGCACAGTTGGTTCAATAAAATGATTATACTATGgaaagctgaaaatttgaatgaaaatttaaGGAACGTTGACTTGACTATCACAATTGTGTCTTTGTTGGtcaatattatgattatgaatacACTTTTTACAATACATGATAGCATGATTTTCGCGGAGTAAACGTATGATGGTGACATATGGATATAGCTGACCGTAATTAAAATAGTGATTCTGAATAACGCAATGTTTTACGTTTCTTAATTTTACAGATGAGTACAAAGGCGAACCGTTGAATTAAATGGAATGATCATCGCTCGCCTTACGATTAATACTTTAAACTCGTGTCGACAATTATGTctaatttatacataattttgataGAGAGTTCAAGTTTTGCAGAAATGAACTGACACGGTGATTGAAATATTATGGAGTTTGTATTCTATCTGCAGTGGCAGATGAATGGGAAGGTGGAAATTCGGTTTGCTCTTTTTTCCATTCAAACAAACCATTGCACAAAATCGTAAGAATGAGCAGCCTCAACTCAAACAAAGAAGAGACAGAGCTTCATTGTTAATCTCACTTTACCCACTgtactttcaatatttttccttCACCTCCCTCCCTTCCTGTACGGCAGATAGAATCATCCAATAAATTCATATCCAACACTTTATTACACCAATGACGCAAGTTCCATAAGGACATGTTACACTCAATAGAGAGCATATCAGAAACACAATGGGTTCACAAAAAGCCCCATAATGTATGAATAGCTTTGACTACATATttaacacacaccctcacatcgTTCTCTCGCACACACATAtacgcacacacacaaacattTCGGAACGCGTTCCAGCATTCACATGCTTCCACTCAACCAGATCATTCATTGTCCCAAATAAAATTGACATGATTATGGATGTCAAACTGGAGTGGGTAGAAGTAGAATGAGGAATGCTTCTTTGACGGGAGAGGTGTCAAAATTATGGTGCATTGACTCACACTCAAAACagatgagaaaatgaaagagcgtTTAAAGTAAAAGGGAAGGATATGACTTGTATCGAAAGATTGGTAAGTATAATGACTTTCATTACAAGTTCTAAATGCTTTTTATTTTTGGTTCTTTAAGCTAAAGTTATACATGATTATCGTAAAGCGGCACTGCAATTCAGCTGTTAAGAATGATGTACTTCCCATCCGTCAGTCGTTGAATTATTAAAATCATAGTTCTGTAAGTGGTGTGTCAAATCGAGGTGTAATCTTGTGAGACAGCTCTGCAGTTGAGTAGTTGAGTGGTTGAGTTGATGTTCAGATCTTTCGCGAAAATGTTCAGTGCAGCACAGAAGGTGTTTATAACTACGCTTGACTTGCTGTAGCCTCAAACCATCAGATCCCTTATTGCGTGTGGTCATAGAATATATCATTGCGGGATAAGATAGTTTAAGGCACAACAATCACCTTTCGTGTTAGTTTGAATAAAACCACAAACAGAAAGGAATGCTTTTTCAAACCATTGCAAGTTCTAGTTTTGGTCAAGTGGAGACTAGATTCGATTGAATGAAAATGTCCAAAAGATgttttgaatcatttttttaaagaggtgAGTCCAGCTTAACCCACGCAATCCCTGAAAAGATTAAGATAATAGAACACGTGATTGCTTGGGTCAAACGACTCTGCCAATGAgtaaattttcagtttttgttCTCCTTGCaccaatatcaaatatttttaatcttGCATTGGTTGCTTTAGTATAGATGAAAGGGTTGATTGCACACAAGCTTACTATCAATTTTGCAAAGGTCTTGAGCCGTAAAACATAAAGACCAACATATTtgtcataatatatatttaggtACCACAAAAATAGAAACAATCAAAGTGCTTAACCCCAACAATCCCTGAGTTGGTATAACCATATTTCATACGTGATTGTTCGGGTTAAGGCACCACACCTCACACAATACTCTCCTCGACCACCGCCCATGCAAGCAAGCCTCCACTGAGAAGCAAAAGAAAGCCCACCAGGAAAACTACTAAAAGGGTATCCTCCCGTTTTATCCAACCCATCTTTGCAACAGTCGTTTCCCCTCCCCCATTCTCCTTCCCTACCTCCCTTTTAACCATACAACTACCTCCCTCCCACCCTACCCAACCAGGGACCTACAtctgaatagaaagagaaaatgatcTGCAAATCCATTTGATACAGATTTGCTTTTCTTTTAATTGGCTTGTATCCATCTTCGATCGTCCTTGTTTCGGCTTGCATTTTCCTCATCCACAAAGCTTGCACATCGTCACTTTTACCTTTCCCGACGTCTTGACACCTTTACAAATGCAGAGATAGCAGAGAAACCAGGCGAAGAACATGCAGAGCAAAAGCTGCCAGTTGATGCCACCGAGGTGCTCAATACCATCCGATAAATGTATCTGGAGGATCTTGCGGCTAGATATGGGGTTAATTTCAATCGAGATGGTTGTTTTCTAAACtgtttaacaaaaaaatgtacACTTATAACTACTTTTGTGGAAGGGGTATGTCACTCACGCACTCATATATGCAACACCTAATTCACAACCTTTAACATTACTGCTACACCAGTACCTCCTCGGTCATCTTGTTAGTTCAGATAACCTCAGTTGGGATTTATGCACTAGAGAGATCACTTCTATACAATTTGCAGAGTCGTTTAGTTCCTGCATTAGACAGCCGATAGGACTCACCAACCTACCAGCTTTAGTTGAGAGGAAGGGTCTATTAAGAATCTTACAATTATACTCattccattttgtaaaaaaagggAACAACCTGCAGCGATCAAATTGGACAAGCAAGTAATTCTAATAATAAAGAAcgtaaaataaagtaataattCAATAAAGGAGGGAGGGAACAATTATAAACCTACATCAACACAAGCACAATTCACGTGTCTTTTCACACCCTCACATCATTCTGGTGGATAATAACGATCACGTGGCTATAGAGCACAGGAAGTTTGTAACTTACTCCCAGAATTCAACGGTCGATGAAACTGTTCCATTGCAAGTATCGGTGAGGTTGGTGGAAGGAGTTCCAGTAGGGTCATACGACATTGCCGTCGGTGTCATTACAGTGCTGTCATTAGCCGTGTCATTGCCCATACCAAGTCCGGTGGCCAAGCAGCAAGGAGTGTTCCACGCGTTGTCGCAGTGAGAGTATGGAAGCGTGGACGTGAAGGACATGAACATGTAGTAGAGGGACCATGCCATGATCACGATGTAGTAGGTGTCTAGGAAAAACTGG encodes:
- the LOC129264219 gene encoding sodium- and chloride-dependent betaine transporter-like, with the protein product MAPVAKELNEKELLNKKMEKEDGKKDRGTWTSQLDFLLALIGASVGLGNVWRFPYLCYKNGGGAFLIPYFICLILGGIPQLILEIGLGQWTNQAAVTAWDICPIFKGLGGAGMFIQFFLDTYYIVIMAWSLYYMFMSFTSTLPYSHCDNAWNTPCCLATGLGMGNDTANDSTVMTPTAMSYDPTGTPSTNLTDTCNGTVSSTVEFWDRKILQIHLSDGIEHLGGINWQLLLCMFFAWFLCYLCICKGVKTSGKVVYFTAPFPYILLTILLIRAVTLPNAMDGIVYYLKPDITRLRDSQVWMDAATQIFFSYSLGQGVLIALGSYNKHKHNFIR